A DNA window from Penaeus vannamei isolate JL-2024 chromosome 5, ASM4276789v1, whole genome shotgun sequence contains the following coding sequences:
- the LOC138861866 gene encoding uncharacterized protein isoform X2, translated as MAAALVPEVKVIPEDDGDDEVTPYLDPSSLAHESVLGATGLRSHGPLLAPPPRFQPEDEDDDPGWLDLTDGATYFDCPDLLHTYTTLRPRLSYR; from the coding sequence ATGGCGGCGGCCTTGGTGCCGGAGGTGAAGGTTATCCCTGAGGATGATGGGGATGACGAAGTGACCCCATACCTAGACCCCTCCAGCCTAGCCCACGAGTCTGTTCTCGGGGCCACGGGGCTTCGTTCCCATGGCCCCctcttggcccctccccctcgcttccagcccgaggacgaggacgacgatcCCGGCTGGCTCGACCTGACCGATGGCGCCACCTACTTCGACTGTCCGGACCTCCTGCACACCTACACCACCCTCCGGCCGCGCCTCTCATACAG